One window of the Runella slithyformis DSM 19594 genome contains the following:
- a CDS encoding SusC/RagA family TonB-linked outer membrane protein, which yields MKRKFTLPAVVVLLLCSLSLFAQDRSISGKVTADDGAALPGVNISVRGTTRGATTDPDGNYKISVPTGARLLFSFIGFSNQEITVGNQSVIDVKLMPDATQLQEVVVTALGISRDKKALNYSVQEIKGDKITAARDPNVANALAGKIAGVQVLGQSAAKFGTPNIRIRGVNSLTGGDPLYVVDGTPTDISQVNMDDVEALSVLKGPSATALYGNRASGGVVVITTKKAKSGEAKLDINHSTTLDMIGLLPKYQNEYGGGYSQDWETFAFNPAIHPADWKSFDGQKILDYSADESWGPKMDGSLHRSAFSWQPGPEFGQLTPYSPQPNNVRNFFNKPISNNTNIAFSKGGENFQSRVSYTHIITNGIIPNSKQTKDFISAKNTITLLKNLTANLNINYTSTRGTNVPADNYGSSGGVLGGFNQTIGSFNQWFQRQLKIEDLKNYKNPDGTFRSWNIGGPLDPKPKYWDSPYTQMYESTNSRLDTRLFGDFGLTYQFSKHLKGSVTARRDQRQYNQEGRVAYGTLNAGGLGAFANYVENSRENNYEGLLSFDKEFSGLSVIANAGANIRYNLTETFAQATSGGLTSPGFYNISASKDRPSISNNRFERRVNSIYGNVSLGYKDIVFVEASLRNDWSSTLPAANNSYLYPSLSGGLILTELLPRNPVLSYAKVRAGYAQVGTDVGPYQIFQTYSTGNAFGSNATQFLPTLLPNANLKPGLSSSYEAGLDMKFMNNRFGVEFTWYRNDNKNQIIPLPVDPTSGYRNAIINAGLIQTKGLELHIFANPIKSDKGFNWDFDINLDRNRSKVVKLAEGLTNYQLGGPTWRTLTVNAREGEDWGLLVGKKIRTLDGKRVVDANGFYIVDDQKSLGSVLPTFKGGFLNSFSYRNWSLRVNTDFIVGGKFFSTTRMFNAYAGLAAETAGLNELGKPKRDPVSAGGGVLLDAVTADGKPNTKRVDTQELYEDKYFGLNDQWTYDQTYIKLREVALGYNLPKSLVSRIKVKSANISFIVRNPLLIYSAVGGGLDISESETYWTEGGQLPPVRSFGLNLRLSL from the coding sequence ATGAAAAGAAAGTTTACACTGCCGGCGGTAGTGGTACTGCTATTGTGCAGTTTATCGCTATTTGCCCAGGATCGCTCCATTTCAGGTAAAGTAACCGCAGACGATGGGGCCGCACTACCGGGAGTTAACATCAGTGTCCGTGGAACTACACGCGGCGCTACTACTGACCCGGACGGAAACTACAAAATTTCAGTACCTACCGGAGCCAGGCTATTATTCAGTTTTATCGGTTTTTCCAATCAGGAGATAACGGTCGGCAATCAGAGCGTCATTGATGTAAAATTGATGCCTGACGCTACTCAATTGCAGGAAGTGGTTGTGACGGCCCTTGGTATTTCTCGCGACAAAAAAGCCCTGAACTACTCCGTTCAGGAAATTAAAGGGGATAAAATCACCGCTGCCCGCGACCCTAACGTCGCCAACGCTTTGGCCGGTAAAATTGCCGGTGTGCAGGTATTGGGTCAATCAGCTGCCAAATTCGGTACCCCTAATATTCGCATCCGTGGTGTAAATTCACTGACAGGAGGCGATCCGCTGTACGTCGTAGACGGTACACCTACCGACATCAGCCAGGTAAACATGGATGATGTAGAGGCATTGTCAGTATTGAAAGGGCCTTCTGCCACGGCTCTGTACGGAAACCGCGCTTCGGGCGGGGTAGTGGTTATTACCACTAAAAAAGCAAAATCAGGCGAAGCGAAATTGGACATAAATCACAGCACTACGCTTGATATGATCGGATTATTGCCAAAGTACCAAAATGAATACGGAGGCGGTTATTCCCAGGATTGGGAAACGTTTGCCTTCAACCCTGCCATTCACCCGGCAGACTGGAAATCATTTGACGGTCAAAAAATCCTGGATTATTCAGCGGATGAAAGCTGGGGTCCCAAAATGGATGGCTCACTGCACCGTTCGGCCTTTTCATGGCAGCCGGGGCCGGAGTTCGGGCAATTAACGCCTTATTCTCCTCAGCCAAACAACGTTCGGAACTTTTTTAACAAGCCTATCAGCAATAACACCAACATCGCTTTTTCAAAAGGGGGAGAAAATTTCCAGTCGCGGGTGTCGTACACGCACATCATTACCAACGGGATTATTCCTAACTCAAAACAGACCAAGGATTTTATCAGCGCTAAAAACACCATCACGCTGCTGAAAAACCTGACGGCCAACCTTAACATTAATTATACTTCAACCCGCGGTACCAACGTACCGGCTGACAACTACGGTTCTTCGGGCGGGGTTTTGGGTGGATTTAACCAAACCATTGGCTCATTCAACCAATGGTTTCAGCGCCAGCTCAAAATCGAAGACCTGAAAAACTACAAAAATCCGGACGGAACTTTCCGTAGCTGGAACATTGGAGGGCCGCTTGATCCTAAACCAAAATACTGGGACAGCCCTTACACACAGATGTACGAAAGTACAAACAGCCGTTTGGATACGCGTTTGTTCGGTGATTTTGGCCTGACATATCAATTCTCAAAACACCTGAAAGGCTCCGTAACAGCCCGTCGTGACCAACGTCAATACAATCAGGAAGGTCGTGTAGCCTACGGAACACTGAATGCCGGTGGTTTGGGTGCTTTTGCCAACTACGTAGAAAATTCGCGGGAAAACAACTACGAAGGGTTATTGAGCTTCGACAAGGAGTTTAGCGGTCTTTCCGTCATAGCCAATGCAGGTGCAAATATTCGTTATAATTTAACGGAAACATTTGCGCAGGCTACCTCAGGTGGTTTGACCAGCCCCGGATTTTACAATATCTCGGCATCAAAAGACCGTCCGAGTATCAGTAACAATCGTTTTGAGCGTCGGGTAAACAGTATTTACGGAAACGTGAGCTTAGGCTACAAAGACATTGTTTTTGTGGAAGCTTCTCTCCGTAACGACTGGTCTTCAACATTACCGGCAGCCAACAATTCATATCTGTATCCTTCATTGTCAGGTGGTTTGATCCTGACAGAACTGTTGCCGCGTAATCCTGTTTTATCTTATGCAAAAGTTCGCGCAGGATATGCACAGGTGGGTACCGATGTAGGTCCTTATCAGATTTTCCAGACGTATTCTACCGGTAATGCCTTTGGGTCAAATGCTACTCAGTTTTTGCCGACGCTGTTGCCGAACGCCAATTTAAAGCCCGGTCTGTCTTCTTCATATGAAGCCGGTCTTGATATGAAATTCATGAACAATCGTTTCGGCGTAGAGTTTACGTGGTACCGGAATGACAATAAAAATCAGATCATTCCGCTGCCCGTTGATCCTACCAGCGGCTATCGCAATGCCATCATCAATGCCGGTCTGATTCAAACCAAAGGATTGGAATTGCACATTTTTGCCAATCCTATTAAATCAGATAAAGGGTTTAACTGGGATTTTGATATTAACTTAGACCGCAACCGCTCGAAAGTGGTTAAGTTGGCTGAAGGCTTGACCAACTACCAATTGGGCGGCCCAACCTGGCGTACCCTGACCGTCAATGCCCGTGAAGGCGAAGACTGGGGACTGTTGGTCGGTAAAAAAATCCGTACTCTGGATGGCAAAAGAGTGGTAGATGCCAATGGTTTCTATATCGTAGATGACCAAAAATCACTCGGCTCCGTATTGCCCACCTTTAAAGGCGGTTTCCTCAATAGCTTCTCGTACCGTAACTGGTCATTGCGCGTCAATACTGACTTTATCGTTGGCGGTAAGTTCTTTTCTACTACCCGGATGTTTAATGCCTACGCAGGTCTGGCTGCCGAAACGGCCGGTTTGAATGAGTTAGGCAAGCCTAAGCGCGATCCTGTTTCTGCCGGTGGCGGAGTATTATTGGATGCGGTTACAGCAGACGGCAAACCCAATACAAAGCGCGTAGATACCCAAGAGTTGTACGAAGATAAATACTTCGGCCTCAATGACCAGTGGACCTACGACCAAACGTATATCAAATTGCGTGAGGTTGCTTTGGGGTATAACCTGCCAAAATCACTGGTATCGCGTATCAAAGTGAAATCTGCCAACATCTCATTCATTGTTCGTAATCCATTATTGATTTACAGCGCAGTAGGCGGCGGTTTGGACATTTCAGAATCGGAAACATATTGGACTGAAGGCGGTCAGTTGCCCCCCGTACGTTCGTTTGGTTTGAACCTGAGATTGAGTTTGTAA
- a CDS encoding SusD/RagB family nutrient-binding outer membrane lipoprotein, protein MKVKSFFILAFVALVGSACQESFFDINTNPNTLPTASPSFVFTNALNTTSTNMIGPNETGSYWSGQWTQGNGYIISTTLFAYNFTNGDFNYWDGYYDNLQDYQFVINNADAQNQKYLKGPAKVMKAMLFQQLVDMYGNVPYTDALKGTEVLAPKFDDQKAIYESLITLLDEAIADLKANPFASAFANSDIVFKGNTTKWAQFANSLKMRILIRQSKVAGREAYIKTEINKMVTEGSGFITGEDVGLGGPTFYLATAGKLNPIYDRWGYDANGAKRALNNYPRLTQFLFTNLKAAGDTLRLKRIAYANGGENGNTPGVSTQKEVAANYNGTPFGASSGYLPANTSSLGPSLIVKGEYNRPYILMTASEVQFLLAEAKQRYSDVSLPNTAKAYFEEGIKQSFRTLGANVAGAETFKGSKVQNYDWEASTDKLAAIAIQKWIALTNFSGLEAWAEYRRTNLPATPQSIQIVGETKRPLRFFYPNTELGSNGENVKAQGTIDVFTTRLFWDVD, encoded by the coding sequence ATGAAAGTAAAATCATTTTTTATACTTGCCTTTGTCGCGTTGGTTGGAAGTGCCTGTCAGGAGTCATTCTTTGACATCAACACCAACCCCAATACGCTTCCTACGGCATCGCCCAGCTTTGTATTCACGAATGCCCTGAATACGACCTCAACCAACATGATTGGTCCCAACGAGACCGGTTCTTACTGGTCAGGCCAGTGGACTCAGGGAAACGGCTATATCATCAGCACAACTCTGTTTGCGTATAATTTCACCAACGGTGATTTTAACTATTGGGACGGCTATTATGACAACCTGCAGGACTATCAGTTTGTGATCAATAATGCAGACGCCCAAAATCAGAAATACCTGAAAGGGCCGGCGAAAGTAATGAAGGCCATGCTGTTTCAACAGTTGGTTGATATGTACGGAAATGTTCCCTATACCGACGCGCTGAAAGGCACCGAAGTACTTGCCCCAAAGTTTGATGACCAAAAAGCGATCTACGAGTCATTGATCACCTTATTGGACGAAGCGATCGCTGATCTGAAAGCCAATCCTTTTGCCAGTGCTTTTGCCAACTCTGACATTGTCTTCAAAGGGAATACTACAAAATGGGCCCAGTTTGCCAACTCTCTCAAAATGAGAATTTTGATTCGTCAGTCTAAAGTAGCGGGCAGAGAAGCATACATCAAAACAGAGATCAACAAGATGGTTACGGAAGGCTCGGGCTTTATTACGGGGGAAGACGTTGGTTTGGGCGGTCCGACCTTTTATCTTGCTACGGCAGGTAAGCTGAATCCTATTTATGACCGCTGGGGGTACGATGCCAACGGTGCCAAAAGAGCATTAAATAACTATCCCCGTTTAACCCAGTTTCTCTTTACTAACCTGAAAGCGGCCGGTGATACGCTTAGATTGAAACGCATTGCGTACGCAAACGGTGGAGAAAACGGGAATACCCCCGGTGTAAGTACACAGAAAGAAGTGGCGGCCAATTATAACGGAACTCCTTTTGGGGCCAGTTCGGGATATTTGCCGGCCAATACAAGCTCATTGGGACCCAGTCTGATCGTGAAAGGCGAATACAATCGTCCTTATATCCTGATGACGGCCTCAGAAGTGCAATTCCTGTTGGCCGAGGCCAAGCAGCGATACAGCGATGTAAGCCTGCCCAATACCGCAAAGGCGTATTTTGAAGAAGGTATTAAACAATCCTTCCGGACATTGGGTGCCAATGTGGCGGGCGCTGAAACGTTTAAAGGCAGCAAAGTGCAAAATTATGATTGGGAGGCTTCAACCGATAAACTGGCGGCCATTGCCATTCAGAAATGGATCGCATTGACCAACTTCAGCGGCCTGGAAGCATGGGCCGAATACCGGAGAACCAACCTGCCGGCAACTCCCCAAAGTATTCAGATCGTGGGCGAAACCAAGCGCCCCCTGCGTTTCTTCTATCCTAATACGGAATTGGGCTCCAACGGTGAAAACGTAAAAGCACAGGGAACCATTGATGTATTTACGACCAGACTGTTTTGGGATGTAGACTAA